The following are encoded together in the Pedobacter sp. D749 genome:
- a CDS encoding glutamine synthetase III, whose amino-acid sequence MKSLRTIALKEAQNRISPEVKAPAAKISDFFGANVFDKKKMRDFLSKDVYEKLISSINQGELINSDDANQIATAMKAWAMSAGATHYTHWFQPLTGTTAEKHDSFFEPSGDGAIEKFAGSALVQQEPDASSFPNGGIRNTFEARGYTAWDPSSPAFIMESKAGKTLCIPTVFVSYTGEALDYKAPLLKALAALDKAAVDVCQYFDKSITKVNASLGIEQEYFLVDESLFNARPDLLLTGRALFGHMSAKGQQLEDHYFGSIPERVFSYMVDFENEALKLGIPLKTRHNEVAPSQFECAPIYEEINLAIDHNQLLMDLMEKVARRHHFRVLLHEKPYAGINGSGKHNNWSLITDTGKNLLAPGKTPKNNLMFLAFFVNTIKAVSEHADLLRASIASVSNDHRLGANEAPPAIISIFLGSQLNDVLDEIEHSRISKKIKEDNALWLGIPKIPQILLDNTDRNRTSPFAFTGNKFELRAVGSSANSSAPMTILNAIMAEQLVKFKVEVDKLIKKGDKKDIALLTVIKKYIKESKNIRFEGNGYSQEWEDEAAARGLSNIKTTPKALDAYLTEKSADLFATTGIYSAREIHARHEIMLENFYKKLQIEARVMGEVANTAIIPAAIAYQNSLIANVQGLKAIGVDSKVSIDIVKKLTEHLEIVKTNIDAMLEERKVTNKIEDTREKAIAYDEKVKSYFDIIRYHADKLEQIVDDSVWPLPKFRELLFMK is encoded by the coding sequence ATGAAAAGCTTAAGAACCATCGCATTAAAAGAGGCTCAAAACAGAATTTCACCAGAAGTTAAAGCACCAGCGGCAAAAATTTCTGACTTTTTTGGCGCTAATGTATTTGATAAGAAAAAAATGAGAGATTTCTTATCTAAGGACGTATATGAAAAATTAATATCATCTATCAACCAGGGTGAGTTAATTAATTCAGACGATGCCAACCAAATTGCAACCGCTATGAAAGCGTGGGCAATGAGTGCCGGTGCAACGCATTATACGCACTGGTTCCAGCCGTTAACAGGTACAACAGCTGAAAAACATGATTCATTTTTTGAGCCAAGTGGCGATGGAGCTATCGAGAAATTTGCAGGAAGCGCATTAGTTCAACAAGAACCAGATGCTTCTAGTTTCCCTAACGGTGGTATCCGTAATACTTTCGAAGCCCGTGGTTATACTGCCTGGGATCCATCATCTCCAGCATTCATTATGGAAAGTAAAGCAGGTAAAACCCTTTGCATCCCTACTGTTTTCGTATCTTACACAGGGGAAGCGTTAGATTATAAAGCGCCTTTATTAAAAGCATTAGCTGCATTAGATAAAGCTGCCGTTGATGTTTGCCAGTATTTCGATAAAAGCATCACTAAAGTAAATGCATCTTTAGGTATTGAGCAAGAATATTTCCTGGTTGATGAGTCGTTATTCAACGCCCGCCCGGATTTATTGTTAACTGGTCGCGCTTTATTCGGACACATGTCTGCTAAAGGTCAGCAATTAGAAGATCACTATTTCGGTTCTATCCCTGAGCGTGTATTCAGCTACATGGTAGATTTCGAAAACGAAGCTTTAAAATTAGGTATCCCTTTAAAAACCCGTCACAATGAGGTTGCACCATCTCAATTTGAGTGTGCGCCAATTTACGAAGAAATCAACTTAGCAATCGATCACAACCAATTGTTGATGGATTTGATGGAAAAAGTTGCCCGTCGTCACCACTTCCGTGTTTTGTTACACGAAAAACCATACGCAGGTATCAACGGATCAGGTAAACACAACAACTGGTCGCTAATTACCGATACAGGTAAAAACTTATTGGCACCAGGCAAAACACCTAAAAACAATTTAATGTTCCTTGCTTTCTTTGTAAATACCATCAAAGCAGTTAGCGAGCACGCCGATTTATTACGCGCAAGTATTGCATCAGTAAGTAACGATCACCGTTTAGGTGCTAACGAAGCGCCACCTGCAATTATCTCTATCTTCTTAGGTTCACAATTGAACGATGTATTAGATGAGATTGAGCACTCACGTATCAGCAAAAAAATCAAAGAAGATAACGCACTTTGGTTAGGTATTCCTAAAATCCCTCAGATTTTATTAGATAATACCGACCGTAACCGTACCTCTCCTTTCGCATTTACAGGTAACAAATTTGAGCTTAGGGCTGTTGGATCTTCAGCAAACTCTTCTGCTCCAATGACGATCTTAAACGCAATTATGGCCGAGCAATTGGTTAAATTTAAAGTTGAAGTTGATAAATTGATCAAAAAAGGTGATAAAAAAGACATCGCTTTATTAACCGTGATCAAAAAATACATCAAAGAATCTAAAAACATCCGTTTCGAAGGAAATGGTTATAGCCAGGAGTGGGAAGATGAAGCTGCAGCACGCGGTTTATCAAACATCAAAACTACACCAAAAGCTTTAGATGCTTATTTAACAGAGAAATCTGCTGATTTATTTGCTACAACTGGTATTTACAGTGCACGTGAGATTCATGCCCGTCATGAAATCATGTTAGAAAACTTCTATAAAAAACTTCAGATCGAAGCACGTGTAATGGGCGAAGTAGCGAACACCGCTATCATTCCTGCTGCAATTGCTTACCAAAATTCTTTAATCGCCAACGTACAGGGATTAAAAGCAATTGGTGTAGATAGCAAAGTTTCTATTGATATCGTTAAAAAACTAACTGAGCATTTAGAAATTGTAAAAACCAATATAGATGCGATGTTAGAAGAACGTAAAGTAACCAACAAAATCGAAGATACCCGCGAAAAAGCGATTGCCTACGATGAGAAAGTTAAATCTTACTTCGATATCATCCGTTACCATGCTGATAAATTAGAGCAAATTGTTGACGATAGCGTTTGGCCTTTACCAAAATTCAGAGAATTATTATTCATGAAATAA
- a CDS encoding energy transducer TonB — MFNSSINVYKTEWLDLVFANRNKNYGAYDLRSKSSKIMTRALFVSGSLFVLACFSPLIYAKLVPKEKAVVETAKIIDLTDVIHQMKPDLPKPEEKPEPKKAEPVKVKTVALSNNIVVVNKVNLPDPPTIKEIENAVISDRTQDGLVAPNLVIPDTKGNGDGTGTAKEGNGTNEDKEIYLGADEYPEFTGGAKAWSKYMERNLRYPSRAQDEGAAGKVFVSFVVEKDGSITDVSVIKGIGFGCDEEAIKVIKKSPLWKPGKNKGIPVRVRYNMAINFQISN; from the coding sequence ATGTTCAACTCTTCAATTAACGTATACAAAACCGAGTGGCTCGATCTTGTATTTGCAAACCGCAACAAAAACTATGGTGCTTACGATTTAAGGTCTAAATCTTCGAAGATTATGACAAGGGCACTGTTTGTATCAGGTAGTTTATTTGTACTTGCCTGTTTCTCTCCCTTAATTTATGCAAAATTGGTTCCTAAAGAAAAAGCGGTTGTAGAAACGGCAAAAATTATAGACTTAACGGATGTGATTCACCAGATGAAACCGGATCTGCCTAAACCAGAGGAAAAACCTGAACCCAAAAAAGCAGAACCGGTTAAGGTTAAAACGGTAGCCTTATCCAATAATATAGTTGTTGTAAATAAAGTAAATCTTCCTGATCCGCCAACAATTAAAGAAATTGAGAATGCTGTGATCAGTGATAGAACACAAGATGGGCTTGTAGCTCCAAATTTGGTTATTCCAGATACAAAAGGTAATGGTGATGGAACAGGAACCGCTAAAGAAGGTAATGGAACCAATGAAGATAAAGAGATTTATTTAGGAGCTGATGAATACCCTGAATTTACCGGCGGTGCCAAAGCCTGGTCTAAATATATGGAGCGTAACTTAAGGTATCCATCAAGAGCTCAGGATGAAGGCGCAGCCGGAAAAGTATTTGTGAGTTTTGTGGTAGAAAAAGATGGTTCTATTACTGATGTATCGGTAATTAAAGGAATCGGTTTTGGCTGCGATGAGGAAGCAATTAAAGTGATTAAAAAATCGCCGCTTTGGAAACCTGGGAAAAATAAAGGTATTCCGGTGCGTGTAAGGTATAATATGGCCATTAACTTTCAGATTTCTAACTAG
- the purL gene encoding phosphoribosylformylglycinamidine synthase translates to MIHFFYCHPEPVEGQSQAIFVLQTDKALSTTDITKLEWLFGGAKISQETALTGFFVGPRAAMITPWSTNAVEITQNMDMQGIIRIEEFKQVDENFADYDPMLSQKYDKLDQEVYTINIKPEPILEITDIAAYNKQEGLSLSDEEVEYLNTLAKKLERPLTDSEVFGFSQVNSEHCRHKIFNGKFVIDGVEQPTSLFKLIRKTSEENPNDIVSAYKDNVAFIKGPKVQQFAPKRADEPDYYTTSDFDSVISLKAETHNFPTTVEPFNGAATGSGGEIRDRLAGGQGSLPLAGTAVYMTALSRLEDNRPWEQGVEERQWLYQTPMDILIKASNGATDFGNKFGQPLITGSVLTFEHEEDNRTLGFDKVIMLAGGIGYGKASQAQKLKPQEGDNIVILGGENYRIGMGGAAVSSADTGQHGSGIELNAIQRSNPEMQKRAANAIRGMVESDHNSIISIHDHGAGGHLNCLSELVEETGGLIDLDKLPVGDPTLSAKEIIGNESQERMGLVIGNEHIETLQKIADRERSPMYTVGKVTGDHRFTFKSATTGLKPMDFELADMFGSSPKVVMEDTTVDRKYSALNYDATQLNTYLEQVLQLEAVAAKDWLTNKVDRCVGGRVAKQQCAGPLQLPLNNCGVMALDFQGKEGIATSVGHAPLSALIDPSAGSRNAIAESLSNIVWAPLKDGLKSVSLSANWMWACKNEGEDARLYAAVKACSDFAIDLGINIPTGKDSLSMKQKYKDGDVIAPGTVIISAGANCDDITKVVEPVLQKNGGSIYYINLSNDSYKLGGSSFAQILNKIGTETPDVKEADQFKTAFNTLQQLIKADKIQAGHDIGSGGLITTLLEMCFADRDLGASIDLSSLAEADSIKVLFAENIGIVFQADASVEETFAQAGVTFHKIGEVNTSAKLEVKNDTDSFSFDIDHLRDVWFKTSYLLDNKQTGNGLAKERYDNYKNHVLNYTFPLTFDGKKPVIDETKPRPKAAIIREKGSNSERELANAMYLAGFDVKDVHMTDLITGRETLEDIQFIGAVGGFSNSDVLGSAKGWAGAFLYNEKARVALEKFFARPDTLSVGVCNGCQLFVELGLINKDHAEKPKMLHNKSGKHESIFTSLTLQENNSVMLSSLAGSTLGVWVSHGEGRFSLPYTEDKYKIVAKYAYETYPASPNGSDYNTAMLCDESGRHLVMMPHIERSLFQWHWANYPQGRKDEVSPWMEAFVNARKWIENKG, encoded by the coding sequence ATGATTCATTTCTTCTATTGTCATCCTGAGCCTGTCGAAGGGCAATCGCAGGCGATTTTTGTTTTACAAACAGACAAAGCGCTTTCTACCACTGATATTACTAAACTTGAATGGTTATTTGGCGGCGCCAAAATCTCGCAGGAAACAGCCCTGACAGGTTTTTTCGTTGGACCAAGAGCAGCAATGATTACCCCCTGGAGTACCAACGCTGTAGAGATTACCCAGAACATGGACATGCAGGGAATCATCAGGATTGAAGAATTTAAGCAGGTTGACGAAAACTTTGCAGATTACGACCCGATGCTTTCTCAAAAATACGACAAACTTGATCAGGAAGTTTACACCATTAACATCAAACCTGAACCGATTTTAGAGATTACCGACATTGCGGCTTATAATAAACAGGAAGGACTTTCTTTAAGTGATGAAGAAGTTGAGTACTTAAATACATTAGCAAAAAAACTAGAAAGACCTTTAACCGATTCTGAGGTATTTGGTTTCTCACAAGTGAATTCAGAACATTGCCGTCACAAAATCTTTAACGGAAAATTCGTAATTGATGGTGTAGAACAGCCTACTTCATTGTTTAAGCTGATCCGCAAAACATCAGAAGAAAATCCGAACGATATTGTTTCGGCATATAAAGATAACGTAGCCTTTATTAAAGGCCCGAAAGTACAGCAGTTCGCACCTAAACGTGCAGATGAGCCCGATTATTACACCACTAGCGATTTCGATTCAGTAATCTCTTTAAAAGCAGAAACACACAATTTCCCAACAACTGTTGAGCCTTTTAACGGGGCTGCAACCGGTTCCGGTGGCGAAATCAGAGACCGTTTGGCTGGTGGCCAGGGTTCTTTACCTTTAGCGGGAACGGCAGTTTACATGACTGCGCTTTCGCGTTTAGAAGATAACCGCCCATGGGAACAAGGCGTTGAAGAAAGACAATGGTTGTATCAAACACCAATGGATATCCTGATCAAAGCATCAAACGGTGCTACCGATTTTGGTAATAAATTTGGTCAGCCGCTAATTACAGGTTCGGTTTTAACTTTCGAACACGAAGAAGATAACCGCACACTGGGTTTTGACAAAGTGATTATGCTTGCCGGCGGTATCGGTTACGGTAAAGCCAGTCAGGCGCAAAAACTTAAACCACAGGAAGGCGATAATATCGTGATCTTAGGTGGCGAAAATTATAGAATCGGAATGGGCGGTGCAGCAGTTTCATCTGCTGATACCGGTCAGCACGGAAGCGGCATTGAATTAAATGCCATCCAGCGTTCCAATCCTGAAATGCAAAAACGTGCTGCAAATGCCATTCGTGGTATGGTAGAAAGCGATCACAATTCGATCATTTCAATCCATGATCACGGTGCAGGTGGTCACCTAAACTGTTTATCAGAACTGGTTGAAGAAACCGGTGGTTTAATCGACCTTGATAAATTGCCAGTTGGCGACCCTACCCTTTCGGCCAAAGAAATTATTGGTAACGAATCGCAGGAAAGAATGGGCTTGGTAATTGGCAACGAGCACATCGAAACCTTACAAAAAATTGCCGACCGCGAGCGTTCACCCATGTATACTGTGGGTAAAGTTACCGGCGATCACCGTTTCACCTTTAAATCGGCCACTACCGGTTTAAAACCTATGGATTTTGAGTTGGCCGACATGTTTGGCAGCTCGCCCAAAGTTGTAATGGAAGATACCACGGTAGATCGTAAATACAGTGCACTTAATTACGATGCTACCCAATTAAACACCTACTTAGAACAAGTGCTTCAATTAGAAGCGGTGGCTGCTAAAGATTGGTTAACCAACAAGGTTGACAGGTGTGTGGGTGGCCGTGTTGCTAAACAGCAATGTGCAGGTCCCTTACAATTACCATTGAATAACTGTGGTGTAATGGCTTTAGATTTTCAGGGAAAAGAAGGTATTGCCACTTCAGTAGGTCATGCGCCACTTTCAGCCTTGATTGATCCGTCTGCAGGTAGCCGCAATGCCATTGCAGAATCACTATCAAATATTGTTTGGGCGCCTTTAAAAGATGGTTTAAAAAGTGTTTCACTTTCTGCCAACTGGATGTGGGCTTGTAAAAACGAAGGCGAAGATGCCAGGTTATATGCAGCAGTTAAAGCCTGTTCTGATTTTGCCATCGATTTAGGAATCAATATCCCAACCGGAAAAGATTCATTGTCGATGAAACAGAAATACAAAGATGGTGATGTAATTGCGCCAGGAACGGTAATTATTTCTGCCGGGGCAAATTGCGATGACATTACCAAAGTAGTTGAACCTGTATTGCAGAAAAATGGCGGATCAATATACTACATTAACTTATCAAACGACAGCTATAAATTAGGCGGTTCATCTTTCGCACAGATTTTAAACAAAATAGGTACAGAAACACCAGATGTAAAAGAAGCTGATCAATTTAAAACGGCTTTTAATACATTACAGCAGTTAATTAAAGCTGATAAAATACAAGCTGGTCACGATATTGGTAGTGGTGGTTTAATCACAACCCTATTGGAAATGTGTTTTGCCGACCGCGATTTAGGCGCTTCGATCGATTTGTCTTCTTTAGCAGAAGCGGATAGTATTAAAGTATTATTTGCAGAGAATATCGGCATTGTTTTCCAGGCTGATGCTTCAGTTGAAGAAACTTTTGCTCAGGCTGGCGTTACTTTCCATAAAATTGGTGAGGTCAATACATCAGCTAAGCTGGAAGTTAAAAATGATACAGATAGTTTCAGTTTTGATATCGACCATTTACGTGATGTTTGGTTTAAAACTTCTTATCTGTTAGATAACAAACAAACAGGTAACGGTTTGGCGAAAGAACGTTACGACAATTATAAAAACCACGTTTTAAATTACACTTTCCCGCTTACTTTCGATGGTAAAAAACCGGTAATCGACGAAACTAAACCTAGACCTAAAGCAGCCATTATCCGCGAAAAAGGAAGTAATTCTGAACGCGAATTGGCAAATGCCATGTATCTGGCAGGTTTTGATGTGAAAGATGTACACATGACCGATTTAATTACGGGAAGAGAAACTTTAGAAGATATTCAGTTTATCGGTGCTGTAGGTGGTTTCTCTAACTCTGATGTTTTAGGATCAGCAAAAGGTTGGGCAGGAGCATTTTTATACAACGAAAAAGCAAGAGTAGCTTTAGAGAAATTCTTTGCCCGTCCTGATACTTTATCTGTTGGTGTTTGTAATGGTTGCCAGTTATTTGTAGAGTTGGGCTTAATTAATAAAGACCACGCAGAAAAACCGAAAATGCTGCACAACAAAAGTGGCAAGCACGAAAGTATTTTCACTTCTTTAACCTTACAGGAAAACAATTCAGTGATGTTATCAAGCCTTGCTGGAAGCACTTTAGGCGTTTGGGTATCACATGGTGAAGGCAGATTCTCGTTACCATACACAGAAGACAAATATAAAATCGTAGCTAAATATGCTTACGAAACTTATCCGGCTAGTCCGAATGGTTCTGATTACAACACCGCAATGTTGTGCGATGAAAGTGGTCGCCACCTCGTGATGATGCCGCACATTGAGCGTTCATTGTTCCAATGGCACTGGGCAAATTATCCGCAAGGCCGTAAAGATGAAGTTTCTCCATGGATGGAAGCCTTTGTAAATGCACGCAAGTGGATTGAGAACAAGGGATAA
- a CDS encoding VOC family protein, with product MLRIHHIAIICSDYEKSKDFYVNKLGFTVLAEVYRTERKSYKLDLAVNGVYQIELFSFENPPARPSRPEAQGLRHLAFEVEDIEKEISRLSDQGIVTEPIRIDEFTDKRFTFFADPDGLPLELYEI from the coding sequence ATGCTTCGCATCCACCACATCGCCATTATTTGTTCTGACTACGAAAAATCGAAAGATTTTTATGTGAATAAATTGGGTTTTACTGTTTTGGCAGAGGTTTACCGGACTGAAAGGAAATCGTATAAGTTGGATCTTGCCGTAAATGGTGTATATCAGATCGAGCTTTTTTCTTTCGAAAATCCACCTGCACGTCCATCGCGGCCAGAAGCTCAGGGTTTGCGCCATTTGGCTTTTGAGGTAGAAGATATTGAGAAGGAGATTTCTCGTTTAAGTGATCAGGGTATTGTGACCGAGCCGATCCGTATTGACGAATTTACGGATAAACGTTTTACTTTTTTCGCTGATCCGGATGGTTTGCCACTAGAATTATACGAGATTTAG
- a CDS encoding tRNA1(Val) (adenine(37)-N6)-methyltransferase, with product MSIFKFKQFEVDQTGCAMKINTDGVLIGAMANHHAPKNILDIGTGTGVIALMLAQRFLDAHIHAVEIDGQAAKTAGRNFQSSVFSERLSINHIAIEQYNNNEKFDLIVSNPPFFVNDLKNEEFRKGIARHAGEDFFSLLVEKSNSLLADDGQIWLVLPVKQADEVIAIAAQYDLSLAERIHMHSDENKPTFRQVICLKKGETLLKESDFNIYQSLREHTKAYKLLLKDFFLAY from the coding sequence ATGAGTATTTTCAAGTTCAAACAGTTTGAAGTCGATCAGACAGGTTGCGCCATGAAGATTAATACCGATGGGGTTTTAATTGGCGCTATGGCAAATCACCATGCGCCTAAAAATATATTGGATATTGGAACGGGTACCGGTGTGATTGCATTGATGTTGGCTCAACGTTTCCTTGACGCACATATACATGCGGTAGAAATAGACGGACAAGCTGCGAAAACAGCGGGAAGGAATTTCCAGTCGTCAGTTTTCAGTGAGCGGTTAAGTATTAACCATATCGCAATTGAACAATATAACAATAATGAAAAATTTGATCTGATTGTTTCCAATCCACCGTTTTTTGTAAATGATTTAAAGAATGAAGAATTTAGAAAGGGTATCGCCCGGCATGCAGGTGAAGATTTCTTCAGCTTATTGGTTGAAAAATCAAACTCACTTTTGGCTGATGATGGGCAGATTTGGCTTGTTTTGCCGGTTAAACAAGCTGATGAAGTGATTGCGATCGCAGCCCAATATGATTTATCGCTTGCTGAACGGATCCATATGCATTCCGATGAAAATAAGCCAACCTTCAGGCAGGTGATCTGTTTGAAAAAGGGCGAAACGCTTTTAAAAGAAAGTGATTTTAATATTTACCAATCTTTAAGGGAGCATACCAAAGCATATAAACTTTTACTGAAAGATTTTTTTCTGGCTTATTAG
- a CDS encoding serine hydrolase, producing the protein MKRILNVFLLCFMALSSFAQSKKQKTGDPLAGIDTLLNRILKDQQVAGFAVAVVKGDQVIYSKGFGYRDVENKKPVTPNTLFAIGSSTKSFTSALIGLQQKEGKLSFDGIATSYLPQLKFYNDNMNSQITVRDMMCHRTGLSRYDLSWFIFNTSNRDSIIQRVRYMEPTAPVREKWQYNNFMFLAQGMIVEKLTGKTWEQNIKEKFFDPLEMNRSNTNIFEFEKDNDASLPYTINDKGAIEKIDYFNIDGMGPAGSINSSVNDMTHWLKVWINGGSYKGKEILPTSYIREAASSQMVRDGGLPAKDNDIYLSTYGFGWMINSYRGHYMVEHGGNINGFSASVSFFPTDNLGIVVLTNQNTSGVPEIVYSSIADRVLGLKTIDWNGRTNKEKAIAKEREKAAKKTAESAHVLNTKPSHPLKDYDGLFDNPAYGVINVSFKNDSLFAMMGKEKLLLRHYHYDVFSISGIDKKGKIDTAESNLRFNFISGQDGKIEGISIPLERGMKPTIFTYKPRTVELSAADLESYVGTYGEKGMAKVYLKGKILFVSVPGQPEYETISVGNDTFNFKNLKGFSLKFDKKEGVSKASSVSFIQPNGTFKQVRQN; encoded by the coding sequence ATGAAACGTATTCTAAATGTGTTCTTGCTGTGTTTCATGGCACTATCTTCTTTTGCTCAATCCAAAAAACAAAAAACCGGCGATCCTTTAGCCGGGATTGATACTTTGCTAAACAGAATCTTGAAAGATCAGCAGGTGGCTGGTTTTGCAGTAGCTGTGGTAAAAGGCGATCAGGTAATTTATAGTAAAGGTTTTGGTTACCGCGATGTAGAAAACAAAAAACCGGTTACGCCGAATACACTTTTTGCTATTGGTTCCAGTACTAAATCTTTTACCTCCGCACTCATTGGTTTGCAGCAAAAAGAAGGAAAGCTATCATTTGATGGCATTGCTACCTCTTATTTACCGCAGTTAAAGTTTTATAATGATAATATGAACAGCCAGATTACCGTGCGCGATATGATGTGTCACCGCACTGGTTTATCGCGTTATGATTTATCGTGGTTTATTTTTAATACTTCCAACCGCGATAGCATTATACAGAGGGTGCGTTACATGGAGCCAACCGCTCCTGTGCGTGAGAAATGGCAATACAATAACTTTATGTTTTTGGCGCAGGGTATGATTGTTGAAAAACTGACCGGAAAAACCTGGGAGCAGAACATTAAAGAAAAGTTTTTCGATCCTTTGGAAATGAACCGTTCCAATACTAATATTTTTGAATTCGAAAAGGATAATGATGCTTCTTTACCCTATACCATAAATGATAAAGGTGCTATTGAAAAGATCGATTATTTTAATATAGATGGAATGGGACCTGCGGGAAGCATCAATAGCAGTGTAAACGATATGACGCATTGGTTAAAAGTGTGGATCAACGGGGGATCTTATAAAGGAAAAGAGATTTTACCAACCTCTTATATCAGGGAGGCTGCAAGTTCTCAAATGGTGAGAGATGGAGGCCTGCCGGCAAAGGACAATGATATTTACCTGTCTACTTATGGTTTTGGCTGGATGATCAACTCCTACCGAGGCCATTATATGGTAGAGCATGGGGGTAATATTAATGGTTTCTCGGCTAGTGTATCCTTTTTTCCGACCGATAATTTGGGTATTGTAGTTTTAACCAATCAAAACACCTCAGGTGTTCCGGAAATCGTATACAGCAGTATTGCCGATAGGGTGTTAGGATTGAAAACTATCGATTGGAACGGGAGGACCAACAAGGAAAAAGCTATAGCGAAAGAAAGGGAGAAGGCAGCGAAAAAAACAGCTGAAAGTGCCCACGTTTTAAATACCAAACCTTCACATCCTTTAAAAGATTACGATGGGCTGTTTGATAATCCTGCTTATGGTGTAATCAATGTATCGTTTAAAAACGATTCACTTTTTGCTATGATGGGAAAAGAGAAACTTTTGCTTAGGCACTATCATTATGATGTGTTCAGTATCAGCGGTATCGATAAAAAAGGGAAGATTGATACTGCAGAAAGTAATCTGCGTTTTAATTTTATCAGCGGACAGGACGGCAAAATTGAAGGGATCAGCATTCCACTTGAGCGGGGAATGAAACCAACCATTTTTACATACAAACCAAGAACTGTTGAGTTAAGTGCTGCGGACTTAGAAAGTTATGTCGGTACTTACGGCGAAAAGGGGATGGCCAAGGTGTATTTAAAAGGCAAAATTTTATTTGTTTCAGTACCCGGTCAGCCAGAATATGAAACCATTTCAGTAGGAAACGATACTTTTAATTTTAAAAATCTAAAAGGCTTTAGTTTAAAATTCGATAAAAAAGAGGGCGTATCAAAAGCTTCGTCCGTTTCGTTTATACAACCCAACGGAACATTTAAACAGGTAAGACAAAACTAG
- a CDS encoding metallophosphoesterase, whose amino-acid sequence MKKIGLISDTHGFLDDAVFKHFDGVDEIWHAGDFGPDVAGPLAAFKPLRGVFGNIDDGVIRAEFPEQNRFSCEGVDVWMTHIGGYPGRYSSFVKPEIYTNPPKLFITGHSHILKVMFDEKIKCLHINPGAAGKHGWHKVRTLIRFCITDENIHTLEVIELSGR is encoded by the coding sequence ATGAAAAAAATAGGATTAATTTCTGATACCCACGGTTTTTTAGATGATGCGGTTTTTAAACACTTTGATGGGGTAGATGAAATTTGGCATGCCGGAGATTTTGGACCCGATGTAGCCGGGCCTTTAGCAGCGTTTAAACCTTTGCGTGGTGTATTCGGAAATATAGATGATGGTGTAATCAGAGCGGAGTTCCCTGAGCAAAATCGATTTAGCTGCGAAGGAGTAGATGTGTGGATGACACATATAGGCGGTTACCCAGGTAGGTATTCAAGTTTTGTAAAACCAGAAATATACACTAACCCTCCAAAATTGTTCATTACCGGGCATTCGCATATTTTGAAAGTAATGTTCGATGAAAAGATTAAATGTTTGCATATAAACCCCGGTGCAGCGGGGAAACATGGCTGGCACAAGGTGAGAACCCTGATTAGGTTTTGCATTACTGATGAAAATATTCATACCTTAGAGGTTATAGAGTTATCGGGTAGATAA